A segment of the Streptomyces sp. P9-A2 genome:
CACGGACCGGCATGACGTGGTGATCCCGGGGTAAGCGCCTGCGCGTGCGGCCGGACCCGGCCGTCGGCTCGATGTGGGAGGTATGTGTGTCCATGGCCCTGAACCCGCTGTCCGTGGAGGTGACCGTGGTCCGGGAGGATGTCGCCCTGCTCACGGTGCAGGGCGACCTGGACGCCGACACCGGGACCGAATTCCAGCATCACCTGGCCAACCAGCTCCATCACGGGCGTCGGCACTTCCTGCTGGACCTGGCGGCGGTCCCCTTCATGGACTCGTCCGGAATGAATATCATCCTGCGCGTCTACCAGGAAGCCCGGGAACTGCCGGGCAGCGTACACATCATCTCCCCCACGCCCGCGGTGCGCCGCATCCTGGACCTGACCGGCGTGAGCATCACGGTCCCGGTGTCCCGGAGCGCCGAGGAGGCGCTGGAGCGGGTCGACGCCACGCCTGGTGGGCCGCAACAGCCGGAGACAGGACGACCGGAGTCCTGAGCCGAGCCCGGAGAGGTCCGGCGCACCGTCGCGTCGGACCTCCCCGGCTCCCGCGCGGGCGGCGGGCGCCCGCCGCCCGTGAGGCTCCGGCTCCGGCTCCGGCTCCGGCTCCGGCTCCGGCTCCGGCTCCGGCACAGGATGCCGCACGGGCCCGGAGCGTCGTTAGAGTGGTCTTCCGGCCAGGTATCGGCACCTTTCCGTGGCCCGGCGCGGTATCGGTGCGGAAACGACGACGAGGAGACACAGGTGCCTGAGCACGAAGCGGGCGGACCGTTGGGAACGCCGACGCTCGAGGTCAGGGACTTTCTGCGGCGCAGGCGCGAGCAGATCACGCAGCGGTGGGCGGACGAACCCCTATTCCGTACGGTCTTCACCCTCTCGCGCGACGAAGCGGTCGAGGCCGGCAAGGCAGTTGTCGACGTCTTGGCCCAAGTCGCCGACGCACAGCGGGTCGAGGACTCGGACGCCGCCGGGTTCACCGGCGTGCGGGAGCAGTTGGCGCGGATGAGCGCGTCCCGCTCCCAGGCGGGGCTCTCCATCGGGTGGCGCCCGGCTCGACGCTGACGCTCTACACGGACGGGTTGGTCGAGCGCCGTGCCGAGGGCATCGACCCGGGCATCGAACGGCTCTCGGCCGCGCTCGGCTCGTTCGGCCCCGCGGAGCTCGACACGGACCTGGAGGACGCGGCGGACCGCGTCCTGAACCCTCTCCTCAGCGACTCCGCGCGCGACGACGACGTCTGTCTGCTGCTCTGCCATCTGCAGAGCCGACGCCGCTCGCCGGTCTCCTCCCACAGGTCACCGGTCGGCGTTCGGGTGTGCCCGTACGGCGGCCGGGCACCCGCCGTACGGGCGCGGGGACCCGTGGCCCCGCCCGCACCACGGTTCTCCCGGTGCGCTCCGGCGCCGGTGCGGGCATCGTGGTGCTGGACGTGTGCGTGCCGGATCGGTGTCCGGACCAGGCACGGAGCGCTGCCGCGATCGCGATGCGCCGCGACCGAGGAGGTGCAAGGCAGCGGTCCAAGGGCAGGTGAAGGAACGTCGACGTCCGAGACGAACCGTGCGGAGCCGCAGGAAGGGATGAACACGTGACACGACCCAGGATCCTGGTGGTGGGCGCAGGCTTCGCCGGAGTGGAGTGCGTCCGCCGACTGGAGCGGAAGCTCTCCCCCGGCACTGCCGAGATCACCCTGGTGACGCCGAACTCCTACCAGCTCTACCTGCCGCTCCTTCCCCAGGTCGCCTCCGGTGTGCTGACCCCGCAGTCGGTCGCCCTGTCGCTGCGCCGCAGCACGAAGTACCGCACCCGGATCATCCCGGGCGGTGCCATCGGCGTGGACCTGAAGGCCAAGGTCTGCGTCATCCGCAGCATCACCGGCCGGATCGTCAACGAGTCGTACGACTACATCGTGCTGACCCCCGGCAGCGTCACCCGCACCTTCGACATCCCCGGGCTCACGGACCACGCGTTCGGCATGAAGACACTGGCCGAGGCCGCCTACATCCGCGACCACGTCATCGCCCAGCTCGATCTCGCCGACGCGAGCGAGGACCCGGCCGAGCGGGCCTCGCGGCTGCAGTTCGTGGTGGTCGGCGGCGGCTATGCGGGCACCGAGACCGCCGCCTGCCTGCAGCGGCTGACCCATGCCGCCGTCGAGCGCTACCCACGGCTGGACCCGGGCCTGATCAAGTGGCATCTGATCGACATCGCACCGAAGCTCATGCCCGAACTGGGCGAGAAGCTCGGGCGCAGCGCGCAGGAGATCCTCACCCGGCGCGGCATCGAGATCTCGCTGGGCGTCTCCATCGCGAAGGCGGGGCCGACCGAGGTCACCTTCACCGACGGCCGGGTGGTTCCCACCCGCACCCTCATCTGGACGGCCGGCGTGGTCGCCAGCCCGCTGATCGCCACGCTCGGCGCGGAAACCGTGCGCGGGCGGCTCGCGGTCACCGCGGACATGTGCCTACCGGGCGAGGACGGGGTGTTCGCCCTCGGTGACGCCGCGGCGGTGCCCGACGACGCCAAGGGTGTGGAGGGCGCGGTGTGCCCGCCGACCGCGCAGCACGCCATCCGGCAGGGCAAGCAGGTCGCCGACAACATCATCGCGACGCTGACCGGCCGGCCGCTTCGGCCGTACCACCACAAGGATCTCGGGCTGGTCGTGGACCTCGGCGGCACCGACGCCGTCTCCAAGCCGCTCGGCGTGGAGCTGCGGGGCCTGCCCGCTCAGGTGGCG
Coding sequences within it:
- a CDS encoding STAS domain-containing protein; this translates as MSMALNPLSVEVTVVREDVALLTVQGDLDADTGTEFQHHLANQLHHGRRHFLLDLAAVPFMDSSGMNIILRVYQEARELPGSVHIISPTPAVRRILDLTGVSITVPVSRSAEEALERVDATPGGPQQPETGRPES
- a CDS encoding NAD(P)/FAD-dependent oxidoreductase, whose translation is MTRPRILVVGAGFAGVECVRRLERKLSPGTAEITLVTPNSYQLYLPLLPQVASGVLTPQSVALSLRRSTKYRTRIIPGGAIGVDLKAKVCVIRSITGRIVNESYDYIVLTPGSVTRTFDIPGLTDHAFGMKTLAEAAYIRDHVIAQLDLADASEDPAERASRLQFVVVGGGYAGTETAACLQRLTHAAVERYPRLDPGLIKWHLIDIAPKLMPELGEKLGRSAQEILTRRGIEISLGVSIAKAGPTEVTFTDGRVVPTRTLIWTAGVVASPLIATLGAETVRGRLAVTADMCLPGEDGVFALGDAAAVPDDAKGVEGAVCPPTAQHAIRQGKQVADNIIATLTGRPLRPYHHKDLGLVVDLGGTDAVSKPLGVELRGLPAQVAARGYHWSALRTNVAKTRVMTSWLLNSIAGDDFVRTGFQARRPAKLRDFEYTDVYLTPEQVRAHVEEAGLPVR